A single window of Vicinamibacterales bacterium DNA harbors:
- the lpxI gene encoding UDP-2,3-diacylglucosamine diphosphatase LpxI (LpxI, functionally equivalent to LpxH, replaces it in LPS biosynthesis in a minority of bacteria.), whose translation MARIGLIAGNGRFPFLALQGARSLGHDVTVVAVKEEAFPELEAAARDAGADLHWVSLGHLGKCIKILKAAGARQALMAGQVKHARIFSGIVPDMTLLSVITRLRARNTDALISAVADVLRGEGIELLNSTAFLEPLLARPGVLSRRPPTAEEREDLEFGYRMADAIAGLDIGQTIVVKDKAVVAVEAMEGTDAVIRRAGEIAGPGSRVIKVAKPKQDMRFDVPVVGVATIEAMKAAGASAITIDAGKTLIVDGERFFDAANAAGMAVVGRG comes from the coding sequence GTGGCTCGCATCGGTCTTATTGCCGGCAACGGCCGGTTTCCCTTCCTGGCGCTGCAGGGGGCGCGCAGCCTCGGTCACGACGTGACGGTCGTCGCCGTGAAAGAGGAGGCGTTTCCGGAGCTGGAAGCGGCGGCTCGGGACGCCGGCGCAGACCTCCACTGGGTCTCGCTCGGCCACCTCGGTAAGTGTATCAAGATCCTGAAGGCGGCCGGCGCCCGGCAGGCGCTCATGGCGGGGCAGGTCAAGCACGCCAGAATCTTCTCCGGCATCGTCCCCGACATGACCCTGCTGTCGGTGATCACGCGGCTGCGCGCGCGGAACACCGATGCGCTGATCTCGGCGGTGGCCGACGTGCTCCGCGGCGAGGGGATCGAGCTGCTGAATTCGACCGCGTTCCTCGAGCCGCTGCTGGCGCGCCCCGGCGTGCTGAGCCGACGCCCGCCGACGGCGGAGGAGCGCGAGGATCTCGAGTTCGGGTATCGCATGGCGGATGCGATCGCCGGGCTCGACATCGGCCAGACGATCGTCGTGAAGGACAAGGCGGTGGTGGCGGTCGAGGCGATGGAAGGCACCGACGCCGTGATCCGGCGCGCCGGCGAGATTGCCGGGCCCGGCAGCCGTGTGATCAAGGTGGCGAAGCCGAAACAGGACATGCGCTTCGATGTTCCGGTGGTGGGCGTGGCGACGATCGAGGCGATGAAGGCGGCGGGGGCGAGCGCGATCACGATCGATGCCGGCAAGACGCTGATCGTCGACGGAGAGCGGTTCTTCGACGCCGCCAATGCCGCGGGAATGGCGGTCGTGGGTCGTGGATAG
- a CDS encoding Gfo/Idh/MocA family oxidoreductase produces MDSSPIRTAVIGIGHLGRHHARLLAGIDAATLVAVVDTDPERAAAAAAATGARALADYRELFGQVDAVTVAVPTELHREIALPFLERGIAVLVEKPIARTLAEADALIAAAAASGATLATGQTERFNPAIATVMPFVTTPRFIEVHRLGVFPDRSLDIDVVFDLMIHDLDIILALVKAEPTSIEAVGVPVLTDKFDIANARLRFASGCIANVTASRISKERVRKIRFFQPDAYVSIDYAEQEVEGYRLLRRAGERPQIQGGKLPVTREEPLKRELTDFVHAVRDTRRPLVTGEDGRRALALAQAIADRMETV; encoded by the coding sequence GTGGATAGTTCCCCGATCCGCACCGCCGTCATCGGGATCGGGCATCTGGGCAGGCATCACGCGCGGCTGCTGGCGGGAATCGACGCCGCGACGCTCGTCGCCGTCGTCGACACCGATCCCGAGCGCGCCGCAGCCGCGGCGGCCGCGACCGGCGCGCGCGCGCTGGCGGATTATCGCGAGCTGTTCGGCCAGGTGGATGCCGTGACGGTCGCGGTGCCGACGGAGCTGCACCGCGAGATCGCGCTGCCGTTTCTCGAGCGCGGGATCGCGGTGCTGGTGGAAAAGCCGATCGCGCGTACGCTCGCGGAGGCTGACGCGCTGATCGCCGCCGCTGCCGCGTCCGGCGCGACGCTCGCGACCGGACAGACCGAGCGCTTCAATCCGGCGATCGCGACGGTGATGCCGTTCGTGACCACGCCGCGGTTCATCGAGGTGCACCGGCTCGGCGTCTTTCCCGACCGGAGCCTCGACATCGACGTCGTGTTCGACCTGATGATTCACGATCTCGACATCATTCTGGCGCTGGTCAAGGCGGAGCCCACGTCGATCGAGGCGGTCGGCGTGCCGGTGCTGACCGACAAGTTCGACATCGCCAACGCGCGGCTGCGGTTCGCGAGCGGCTGCATCGCCAACGTGACCGCGAGCCGGATCAGCAAGGAGCGCGTCCGCAAGATCCGGTTCTTCCAGCCCGACGCCTACGTGTCGATCGACTACGCCGAGCAGGAAGTGGAAGGCTACCGGCTGCTCCGGCGTGCCGGCGAGCGCCCGCAGATTCAGGGCGGCAAGCTGCCGGTGACGCGCGAGGAGCCGCTGAAGCGGGAGCTCACGGATTTCGTCCACGCCGTCCGCGACACGCGCCGGCCGCTGGTCACCGGCGAGGACGGCCGCCGCGCGCTGGCGCTGGCCCAGGCGATTGCAGACAGGATGGAGACCGTTTGA
- a CDS encoding menaquinone biosynthesis decarboxylase, with translation MTYKDLNTFISALDQDRELARIKEPVSPDLEICAVTDRVSKSPGGGPALLFENPKGYAMPVAINLYGSMKRMCMALGVESLDALAREIEALTNPKMPAGMLDTLKMLPMLSRLKDLMPKTVSSAPCQEVVTKNGTLDEIPILTCWPEDGGPYITLPMVFTKDPETGMRNIGTYRMQVYDSRTTGMHWQRHKGGAQHHRIAERMGKRLEVAVALGADPALPFAATAPMPEGLDELLLAGFLRRERVELVKCVTVDLEVPASAQIVLEGYVEPGERRREGPFGDHTGFYSHPDDYPVFHLTCVTRRKNPIYLTTVVGIPPMEDYYLGKASERIFLPLIKKTVPEIVDMNFPAEGIFHNIVIISIDKRYPGHARKIMNAVWGLGQLMFSKSVIVVDKDIDVQNLSEVAWVVGTHIDPERDIQFMRGPVDDLEDASDLAAYGSKMGIDATRKWKSEGFMRPWPTRIRTTDAAARRADQIWTQIRQGWKP, from the coding sequence TTGACGTACAAGGATCTGAACACGTTCATCTCCGCGCTCGACCAGGACCGCGAACTGGCACGCATCAAGGAGCCGGTCAGCCCCGACCTCGAGATCTGCGCCGTGACCGATCGCGTGTCCAAGTCCCCGGGCGGCGGCCCGGCGCTGCTGTTCGAGAACCCCAAGGGATACGCCATGCCGGTCGCGATCAATCTCTACGGATCGATGAAGCGGATGTGCATGGCCCTCGGCGTCGAGTCGCTCGACGCGCTCGCCAGGGAGATCGAAGCGCTGACCAACCCGAAGATGCCCGCCGGCATGCTCGACACGCTGAAGATGCTGCCGATGCTGTCGCGGCTCAAGGACCTGATGCCAAAGACGGTCAGCAGCGCGCCGTGCCAGGAGGTCGTGACGAAGAACGGCACGCTGGACGAGATCCCGATTCTCACCTGCTGGCCGGAAGACGGCGGCCCCTACATCACGCTGCCGATGGTCTTCACCAAGGACCCCGAAACCGGCATGCGCAACATCGGCACCTATCGCATGCAGGTGTACGACTCGCGCACCACGGGCATGCACTGGCAGCGCCACAAGGGCGGGGCGCAGCACCATCGCATCGCCGAACGGATGGGGAAGCGGCTCGAGGTCGCGGTCGCGCTCGGCGCCGATCCCGCGTTGCCGTTCGCCGCCACCGCGCCGATGCCCGAGGGGCTCGACGAGCTGCTGCTCGCCGGCTTCCTGCGCCGAGAGCGGGTCGAGCTGGTGAAATGCGTGACCGTCGATCTCGAAGTGCCGGCCAGCGCGCAGATCGTTCTCGAAGGTTACGTCGAGCCCGGCGAGCGCCGCCGCGAAGGCCCGTTCGGCGACCACACGGGTTTCTACTCGCATCCCGACGACTATCCGGTGTTCCATCTGACGTGCGTCACCCGGCGCAAGAATCCGATCTACCTGACCACGGTCGTCGGCATCCCCCCGATGGAGGACTACTATCTCGGCAAGGCGAGCGAGCGCATCTTCCTGCCGTTGATCAAGAAGACCGTCCCCGAGATCGTGGACATGAACTTCCCGGCCGAAGGCATCTTCCACAACATCGTCATCATCTCGATCGACAAGCGGTACCCGGGACACGCGCGCAAGATCATGAACGCGGTGTGGGGGCTCGGCCAGCTCATGTTCTCGAAGTCGGTGATCGTCGTCGACAAGGACATCGACGTGCAGAACCTTTCGGAAGTCGCCTGGGTCGTGGGCACGCACATCGATCCCGAGCGCGACATCCAGTTCATGCGCGGCCCGGTGGACGATCTCGAGGACGCGAGCGATCTCGCCGCCTACGGCAGCAAGATGGGGATCGACGCGACGCGGAAGTGGAAATCGGAAGGTTTCATGCGGCCCTGGCCGACACGGATCCGGACCACGGACGCGGCGGCGCGGCGCGCCGATCAGATCTGGACGCAGATCCGCCAGGGTTGGAAGCCATGA
- a CDS encoding menaquinone biosynthesis protein: protein MIRVGAVTYLNARPLVYGLEHSDRFSIRYDLPSECARLLHAHETDVGLIPSIEYLRGPSPYWIVPGPAVTSRGAVASVAIFTRREPRDIRTIAMDTSSRTSVALATVLLRRRFDVAPAPAPMAPDLEAMLATADAALIIGDVALFLDHEAAGAAKIDLGQEWTAMTGLPFVYACWTGWADAVAPHDVTLLQRARDAGMAQSHAVAAAYYPDDTPRQAIARRYLRDNIQYVLGESEIEGLKTFYRYASELDLADFDGTLRFYDAED, encoded by the coding sequence ATGATTCGGGTAGGCGCCGTCACGTATCTGAACGCCCGGCCACTGGTGTACGGGCTCGAGCACAGCGATCGGTTCTCAATCCGATACGACCTTCCGTCGGAGTGCGCCCGGCTGCTGCATGCGCATGAGACCGACGTCGGACTGATCCCGTCGATCGAGTATCTGCGCGGACCCTCGCCGTACTGGATCGTGCCGGGGCCGGCGGTGACCTCGCGCGGGGCCGTCGCCTCGGTTGCGATCTTCACCCGCCGCGAGCCGCGCGACATCCGCACCATCGCGATGGACACCAGCTCGCGCACGTCTGTCGCGCTCGCCACCGTGCTGCTGCGGCGCCGCTTCGACGTGGCGCCGGCGCCGGCGCCGATGGCGCCCGATCTCGAGGCGATGCTCGCCACCGCCGATGCGGCGCTGATCATCGGCGACGTCGCGCTGTTTCTGGATCACGAGGCGGCCGGCGCCGCCAAGATCGATCTGGGTCAGGAGTGGACGGCGATGACCGGCCTGCCGTTCGTCTATGCCTGCTGGACGGGCTGGGCGGATGCCGTCGCGCCGCACGACGTGACCCTGCTGCAGCGCGCCAGGGACGCGGGGATGGCGCAGTCGCACGCGGTGGCCGCGGCCTACTATCCCGACGATACCCCGCGCCAGGCGATCGCCCGGCGCTACCTGCGCGATAATATCCAGTACGTGCTCGGGGAGAGCGAGATCGAGGGCTTGAAGACGTTCTATCGCTATGCCAGCGAGCTCGATCTGGCGGACTTCGACGGCACGCTGCGGTTTTACGATGCCGAGGACTGA
- the mqnC gene encoding cyclic dehypoxanthinyl futalosine synthase produces the protein MPRTETLAAKIRAGGRVSADEALHLYRHAPLPLLGELADGLRAARHPGGIVTYIIDRNVNYTNICVARCNFCAFYRPVGSGDGYVLGFEEIFKKIDETIALGGVQLLLQGGHNPDLPIEWYEDLFRAVKQRYPSFKLHALSPPEVIHLTRMTRLPAPEVIDRLIAAGLDSIPGGGAEILVDRVRRLLNCYGKATADEWLEVMRQAHLKGLRTTATMMYGHVETVEERIEHMRRLREVQDETGGFTAFITWSYQPEHTELGGGEATGVEYLRMLALARIFLDNFPSLQASWVTQGGKVGQLSLAYGSNDMGSVMIEENVVRAAGASYCMDEVEIVRNIENAGFVAKRRNMHYDILGDPFFREQAVPRQLALATARADGDTSRPEELKLYAARSAAEKRLRANDGPS, from the coding sequence ATGCCGAGGACTGAGACGCTCGCGGCGAAGATCCGTGCCGGCGGCCGCGTGAGCGCCGACGAGGCGCTGCACCTGTATCGTCACGCGCCGCTGCCGCTGCTCGGCGAGCTGGCCGACGGCCTCCGCGCCGCCCGGCACCCCGGCGGCATCGTCACCTACATCATCGACCGCAACGTCAACTACACGAACATCTGCGTCGCGCGGTGCAACTTCTGCGCGTTCTACCGCCCGGTGGGTTCCGGCGACGGCTACGTCCTCGGCTTCGAGGAGATCTTCAAGAAGATCGACGAGACGATTGCGCTCGGCGGCGTGCAGCTGCTGCTGCAGGGCGGCCACAATCCCGATCTGCCGATCGAGTGGTACGAGGACCTCTTCCGCGCCGTCAAGCAGCGGTATCCGTCGTTCAAGCTGCACGCGTTGTCGCCGCCCGAAGTGATCCATCTGACCAGGATGACCCGTCTCCCGGCTCCGGAGGTCATCGATCGCCTGATCGCCGCGGGGCTCGACAGCATTCCCGGCGGCGGCGCCGAGATCCTGGTCGACCGCGTCCGCAGGCTGCTCAACTGCTACGGCAAGGCGACCGCAGACGAATGGCTCGAGGTGATGCGCCAGGCGCACCTGAAGGGGCTGCGCACCACCGCGACGATGATGTACGGGCACGTCGAGACGGTGGAGGAGCGGATCGAGCACATGCGCCGGCTGCGCGAGGTGCAGGACGAGACCGGCGGCTTCACCGCGTTCATCACCTGGAGCTACCAGCCGGAGCACACCGAGCTGGGCGGCGGCGAAGCGACCGGCGTCGAATACCTGCGGATGCTGGCGCTGGCGCGGATCTTCCTCGACAACTTCCCGAGCCTGCAGGCGTCATGGGTGACGCAGGGCGGCAAGGTCGGCCAGCTCTCGCTCGCCTACGGCTCGAACGACATGGGCAGCGTGATGATCGAGGAGAACGTCGTCCGCGCCGCCGGCGCGAGCTACTGCATGGACGAAGTCGAGATCGTGCGCAACATCGAGAACGCCGGGTTCGTCGCCAAGCGGCGCAACATGCATTACGACATCCTGGGCGACCCGTTCTTCCGCGAGCAGGCAGTGCCGCGGCAGTTGGCCCTGGCCACGGCGCGCGCCGACGGCGACACCAGCCGCCCCGAGGAGCTGAAGCTCTACGCCGCCCGCAGCGCCGCGGAAAAGCGCCTGCGGGCCAACGACGGCCCGTCCTAG
- a CDS encoding amidohydrolase family protein, producing the protein MLPVAYRAAWVLPISTPPIAGGVVTVDRGIVTAVGAYAGGAVEDLGSVAILPGLVNAHTHLELSWMRGQVAPNTSMPAWAASLMALRRTVSHEPPEPIGDAIAEARRAGTCLVGDVTNTFATFDPLLDSELSAVLFRELLGFAVADPEAAMAGAVEQIAALTPVEWLRPALAPHAPYSVAPALLQAIARANDGRPLSIHLGESAQEIEFLADGTGEWRGLLEALGVWNPSWTPPGCGPVEYLDRLGLVDHRLLAVHGVHFTDADLGRLAAAGATVVACPRSNRWTGAGEPPIGRFYASGVRVAAGTDSLASVADLDMFAELAEIRRLAPGVPAARLLHSATLAGAQALGFGAELGSIEPGKRAQLLAVRVPPDVPDVEQYLLSGIETADVRWLDS; encoded by the coding sequence ATGTTGCCCGTCGCTTACAGAGCCGCCTGGGTCCTTCCGATCTCCACGCCACCGATCGCCGGCGGCGTGGTCACGGTCGATCGCGGCATCGTCACGGCCGTCGGCGCGTACGCGGGGGGCGCGGTCGAGGATCTCGGAAGCGTGGCGATCCTGCCGGGGCTGGTGAACGCCCACACCCATCTCGAACTCTCGTGGATGCGCGGGCAGGTGGCGCCGAACACGTCGATGCCTGCCTGGGCGGCATCGCTGATGGCGCTGCGTCGCACGGTGTCGCACGAACCGCCGGAGCCGATCGGTGATGCGATCGCCGAGGCGCGGCGCGCGGGCACCTGTCTGGTCGGCGACGTCACGAACACGTTCGCGACGTTCGATCCGCTGCTCGACAGCGAGCTGTCGGCGGTGTTGTTTCGTGAGCTGCTCGGATTCGCGGTCGCCGATCCCGAAGCCGCGATGGCCGGCGCGGTCGAGCAGATCGCCGCGCTGACGCCGGTCGAATGGCTGCGTCCCGCGCTTGCGCCGCACGCGCCGTATTCGGTCGCACCGGCGCTCCTGCAGGCGATCGCCCGCGCCAACGACGGCCGTCCGCTGAGCATTCATCTCGGCGAGTCGGCCCAGGAGATCGAGTTCCTCGCCGACGGGACGGGGGAGTGGCGCGGGCTGCTGGAGGCGCTCGGCGTCTGGAACCCGTCGTGGACCCCGCCCGGCTGCGGTCCGGTGGAGTACCTGGATCGCCTCGGACTCGTCGACCACCGGCTGCTCGCCGTCCATGGCGTCCATTTCACCGATGCCGACCTCGGGCGTCTCGCGGCCGCGGGAGCCACGGTGGTCGCGTGCCCCCGCAGCAACCGCTGGACCGGCGCGGGGGAGCCGCCCATCGGGCGGTTCTACGCGTCCGGCGTCCGGGTCGCGGCCGGCACCGACAGCCTCGCCAGCGTGGCGGATCTCGATATGTTCGCGGAACTGGCCGAAATCCGTCGTCTCGCGCCTGGCGTCCCCGCCGCGCGCCTGCTCCACAGCGCGACCCTGGCCGGCGCGCAGGCGCTCGGGTTCGGCGCGGAGCTCGGCTCGATCGAGCCGGGAAAGCGGGCCCAGCTCCTGGCGGTTCGCGTGCCGCCAGACGTCCCGGACGTGGAACAATATCTGCTGAGCGGTATCGAGACTGCCGACGTCCGCTGGCTCGATTCGTAA
- a CDS encoding UbiA-like polyprenyltransferase, which produces MNRLATYLSFVRFSHSVFALPFALTGALLALRAYPIGPREIAWRVLWIVIAMVAARTAAMGFNRLADARWDAQNPRTAMREIPRGAMSRREAAVFVIAAAAVFVGASSRLGALCFALSPVALAIVFWYSLAKRFTSYTQFFLALAMAVAPVGGWLAAGGPIAAAEPWLLGAAIGAWVGGFDILYACQDLDFDRAAGLNSIPVRFGVRASLLISRLMHAAAVVFLAWLGLVADLTPLYFLGVAVVAALLVYEQSLVSEQDLSQVKRAFDLNGYVGILYFVATAVSIYVA; this is translated from the coding sequence TTGAACAGGCTTGCGACATACCTCTCGTTCGTGCGCTTCTCGCACAGCGTCTTCGCGCTCCCGTTCGCGCTGACCGGGGCGCTGCTCGCGCTCCGGGCTTATCCCATCGGCCCTCGCGAGATCGCCTGGCGCGTTTTGTGGATCGTGATCGCAATGGTGGCGGCGCGGACCGCGGCGATGGGCTTCAACCGGCTGGCGGACGCGCGATGGGACGCGCAGAATCCACGCACCGCCATGCGTGAGATCCCACGCGGCGCGATGAGCCGCCGCGAGGCCGCGGTGTTCGTGATCGCCGCCGCCGCCGTCTTCGTCGGCGCATCCTCGCGGCTCGGCGCGCTGTGCTTCGCGCTGTCTCCGGTCGCGCTCGCCATCGTCTTCTGGTATTCGCTGGCGAAGCGGTTCACCAGCTACACGCAGTTCTTCCTCGCCCTGGCGATGGCCGTGGCGCCGGTCGGCGGCTGGCTCGCCGCGGGCGGGCCGATCGCCGCGGCGGAGCCCTGGCTGCTCGGCGCGGCGATTGGCGCCTGGGTCGGCGGCTTCGACATCCTCTACGCCTGCCAGGATCTGGACTTCGATCGCGCCGCCGGCCTCAATTCGATTCCGGTGCGCTTCGGCGTCCGCGCGTCGCTGCTGATCTCGCGCCTGATGCACGCCGCCGCGGTCGTGTTCCTCGCCTGGCTCGGCCTCGTGGCCGATCTCACTCCGCTCTATTTCCTCGGCGTCGCCGTCGTCGCGGCGCTGCTCGTCTACGAACAGTCGCTGGTCAGCGAGCAGGACCTGTCGCAGGTGAAGCGCGCGTTCGACCTGAACGGCTACGTCGGCATCCTGTATTTCGTCGCGACCGCGGTATCGATCTATGTCGCCTGA
- a CDS encoding UbiX family flavin prenyltransferase, whose protein sequence is MSPEHPPAPPRRRTFALAITGASGAIYATRTMAALLERECHLEVVISDYGRRLLHEELGEAAAVPRLREYLVGKYGDAASRGSYSVLSNKDLGATIASGSHDCEGMVIVPCSMKTLAGVAHGLSRNLIERAADVMMKEKRRLVLVPREAPMSLPQLRNMVLCAEAGAMMLPAMPAFYQMPKSLDDLADFMAGKILSALGFEQTLYPKWEG, encoded by the coding sequence ATGTCGCCTGAGCATCCTCCCGCGCCGCCTCGGAGACGCACGTTCGCGCTGGCGATTACCGGCGCCAGCGGGGCGATCTACGCGACGCGGACGATGGCGGCGCTGCTCGAGCGCGAATGCCACCTCGAGGTGGTGATTTCCGACTACGGCCGCCGGCTGCTGCACGAGGAGCTGGGCGAGGCGGCCGCGGTGCCGCGGCTGAGGGAGTACCTCGTCGGCAAGTACGGCGACGCCGCGTCGCGCGGCTCCTACAGCGTCCTCAGCAACAAGGATCTCGGCGCCACGATCGCGAGCGGCAGCCACGACTGCGAGGGGATGGTGATCGTCCCCTGCTCGATGAAGACCCTGGCGGGCGTCGCGCACGGGCTGTCGCGCAACCTCATCGAACGCGCGGCGGACGTGATGATGAAGGAAAAGCGGCGCCTCGTGCTGGTCCCGCGCGAGGCGCCGATGAGTCTGCCGCAGCTGAGGAACATGGTGCTCTGCGCCGAGGCGGGTGCGATGATGCTGCCGGCGATGCCGGCCTTCTACCAGATGCCGAAGAGCCTCGACGATCTCGCCGACTTCATGGCCGGCAAGATCCTCTCGGCGCTCGGCTTCGAGCAGACGCTGTATCCCAAGTGGGAAGGATGA
- a CDS encoding M12 family metallopeptidase has protein sequence MGGATLTPGWSLGAVVADADGNFMLGDVANPPSSPYPVAVSANGMITRDTWFSWSRSARTGVDITLIRDSAPFSMEFYRQFVRDTYDNSEGSPWPVLRWTSAPSFYVRTVDAGGRAVEPEVLAVTLDAIRRAVPAYTGGTYTATVETGTDARPERTGWIAVNFMRNTGGRTCGTSYVGRNPGEITLYIDVCSCGSVKVPGAVTMHEVGHAMGFFHVSDRGSLMYPFASGACPAGVLSAAESYHAGIAYSRPRGNRDPDRDPNGSASFSGAMIGGGPLVK, from the coding sequence GTGGGCGGCGCAACCCTCACCCCGGGATGGTCGCTCGGCGCCGTCGTCGCCGACGCCGACGGAAACTTCATGCTCGGCGACGTGGCGAACCCGCCGTCTTCCCCGTATCCGGTGGCGGTGTCGGCCAACGGCATGATCACGCGCGACACCTGGTTCTCGTGGAGCCGCAGCGCGCGGACCGGCGTCGACATCACGCTGATCCGCGACTCCGCGCCGTTCTCGATGGAGTTCTACCGGCAGTTCGTGCGCGATACGTACGACAACAGCGAGGGATCGCCGTGGCCGGTGCTGCGCTGGACGAGCGCCCCGAGCTTCTACGTGCGCACCGTCGACGCCGGCGGCCGCGCCGTGGAGCCGGAAGTGCTGGCCGTGACGCTGGATGCGATCCGCCGCGCCGTCCCTGCCTACACCGGGGGCACCTACACCGCGACGGTCGAGACGGGCACCGACGCGCGGCCCGAGCGGACCGGGTGGATCGCCGTCAACTTCATGCGCAACACCGGCGGACGCACCTGCGGCACGTCATACGTCGGCCGCAACCCGGGCGAGATCACGCTGTATATCGACGTGTGCTCCTGCGGGAGCGTGAAGGTGCCCGGCGCGGTGACGATGCACGAGGTCGGTCACGCGATGGGCTTCTTCCACGTGTCGGATCGCGGCAGCCTGATGTACCCGTTCGCCTCCGGCGCGTGTCCGGCGGGCGTGCTCTCCGCGGCGGAGTCCTACCATGCGGGGATCGCCTACTCGCGCCCGCGCGGCAACCGCGATCCCGACCGGGACCCGAACGGGAGCGCGTCGTTCAGCGGCGCGATGATCGGCGGCGGGCCGCTCGTGAAGTGA
- the ubiE gene encoding bifunctional demethylmenaquinone methyltransferase/2-methoxy-6-polyprenyl-1,4-benzoquinol methylase UbiE, translated as MATLPDKSPARIAAMFDAIARRYDFLNHFLSVGLDTRWRARAIRDAALPPDARVLDLCTGTADLAIAAVAGVPTARVVGVDFAGAMLRVGLDKLRGRGLTGRISLVRGDATRIPVRDGWADAATIGFGIRNVADPEAALRELARTIKPGGRLVILEFGEPRIPGIRTLYQWYFRYLLPRLGKVVSKHQSAYSYLPASVGTFPPPAQFAATISSHGFRDVRAVPLSLGIVYLYGGTRAQLL; from the coding sequence GTGGCCACGCTTCCCGACAAGTCCCCGGCGCGCATCGCGGCGATGTTCGACGCGATCGCCCGGCGGTACGACTTCCTCAACCACTTTCTCAGCGTGGGGCTCGATACGCGCTGGCGCGCCCGCGCCATCCGCGATGCCGCCCTGCCGCCGGACGCCCGCGTGCTCGATCTCTGCACCGGCACCGCGGATCTGGCGATCGCCGCCGTCGCCGGCGTGCCGACCGCACGCGTCGTCGGCGTCGATTTCGCCGGTGCGATGCTGCGCGTCGGCCTGGACAAGCTGCGCGGCCGCGGTCTCACCGGCCGGATCTCGCTCGTGCGCGGCGACGCGACGCGGATTCCGGTGCGCGACGGCTGGGCGGACGCGGCGACCATCGGTTTCGGCATCCGCAACGTGGCCGACCCGGAAGCGGCGCTGCGCGAGCTGGCGCGGACGATCAAGCCGGGCGGGCGCCTGGTGATCCTGGAGTTCGGCGAGCCGCGGATTCCGGGGATCCGGACGCTGTACCAGTGGTATTTCCGCTACCTGCTGCCGAGGCTCGGGAAGGTCGTCTCGAAGCACCAGAGCGCCTATTCGTACCTGCCTGCCTCCGTCGGCACGTTCCCGCCCCCGGCACAGTTCGCCGCCACGATTTCTTCACACGGGTTTCGCGACGTTCGTGCCGTCCCTTTGTCGCTCGGCATCGTCTATCTCTACGGCGGCACCCGCGCGCAGCTGTTATAA
- a CDS encoding TonB family protein — translation MYFDFEDRRPDTPILERPLTRLEQMLLTVIAYLLIVIALILYPRMPWVKAAEAARLQKLEEQRQKQQDDLRDRAQFVFVQPKIEMDAKIPPKLAELSDRTRRAQTMERARDPKNDVAFSRGNSGEKIISDAPKERPQPSESAAPPAGNEGTNPNGGQKPDPNALALPTAPQATIARNDPNRNPMLGGPAPGVLSDAIRNVQKYSQGESLQNVQGNGDFGPSIQFDTKGVEFGPWLRRFVAQIRRNWFVPYAAMSLRGHVVLSFKVHKDGSITDLQIMKPSAIEAFTRSSFNAIKLSNPTVPLPTEFPDENAPFIVTFYFNETPPGGGS, via the coding sequence ATGTACTTCGACTTTGAGGATCGTCGCCCGGACACGCCCATCCTCGAGCGGCCGCTCACGCGGCTCGAGCAGATGCTCCTCACGGTCATCGCCTATCTGCTCATCGTGATCGCGCTGATTCTCTATCCGCGCATGCCCTGGGTGAAGGCGGCGGAAGCGGCCCGCCTGCAGAAGCTGGAAGAGCAGCGTCAGAAGCAGCAGGACGACCTGCGCGATCGCGCGCAGTTCGTCTTCGTCCAGCCGAAGATCGAGATGGACGCGAAGATTCCGCCGAAGCTCGCGGAGCTCTCCGATCGCACGCGCCGGGCCCAGACGATGGAGCGGGCGCGCGACCCGAAGAACGACGTCGCGTTCTCGCGCGGCAACTCCGGCGAGAAGATCATCAGCGACGCGCCGAAGGAGCGGCCGCAGCCGTCCGAATCCGCAGCCCCGCCGGCCGGCAACGAGGGCACCAACCCGAACGGCGGCCAGAAGCCGGATCCCAACGCGCTCGCGCTGCCGACCGCGCCGCAGGCGACGATCGCGCGCAACGACCCGAACCGCAACCCGATGCTCGGCGGTCCGGCGCCCGGCGTGCTCAGCGACGCGATCCGCAACGTCCAGAAATACTCGCAGGGCGAGTCGCTGCAGAACGTCCAGGGGAACGGCGACTTCGGTCCGTCGATTCAGTTCGATACCAAGGGGGTCGAATTCGGTCCGTGGCTGCGCCGCTTCGTGGCGCAGATCCGGCGCAACTGGTTCGTGCCCTACGCGGCGATGTCGCTGCGCGGTCACGTGGTGCTCAGCTTCAAGGTGCACAAGGACGGCAGCATCACCGACCTGCAGATCATGAAGCCGTCGGCGATCGAGGCGTTCACGCGGTCGTCGTTCAACGCCATCAAGCTGTCGAACCCGACGGTGCCACTGCCGACGGAGTTCCCGGACGAGAACGCGCCGTTCATCGTGACGTTCTACTTCAACGAGACCCCGCCCGGAGGGGGCAGTTAG